The Aeoliella mucimassa genome includes the window AAAGCATGTGAGGGCGATTAGCCTTATGGGCATTCTCAGTAGCCCATATCGAGTTCCTGAGCCTGCTGTGCCAGCTCATCGAGAGAACGCTTGCGTTCCCGGTCGATGCTGTGCTTGTACTCCATGAGGTCCTTGTAGAAGACAACGCAATGCTTCCCTCTGTGTCTGCAGGGAATGGCGTGAAGCTGCCGAATCAAGAACGCGTGAGACACTCCGATGAGTTCGGCTGCTTGCTGAGTCGTGAGTTCGGGATTCTCAGGCATCTGTACAGGCAAACAACTGCGGGTTCATTACTGTCCGTATGCAGTAGACCCTCGGTCAGGTCTCCTGGTTCGGGTATCGCTCTCCCAGCACGGACATTCCGTAGGAAGTCCATCTTCGTCACGTAGAGTTGGAGGGCAGTCGCTGGTTGCCACCGCTTATCGCGTTGGCTGGGAGGCCGGTGGTGCAGGTCGGCCTCAAGGAACCTTATTCGGCCTCGGAAGAACCGTTCTGGCCATTCT containing:
- a CDS encoding MerR family transcriptional regulator; the encoded protein is MPENPELTTQQAAELIGVSHAFLIRQLHAIPCRHRGKHCVVFYKDLMEYKHSIDRERKRSLDELAQQAQELDMGY